A genomic segment from Tessaracoccus defluvii encodes:
- the narH gene encoding nitrate reductase subunit beta → MAKKRRVMAQVAMVMNLDKCIGCHTCSVTCKQAWTNRAGTEYVWFNNVETRPGLGYPRRYEDQEQWQGGWVRTKSGRLKLRSGGRFKKLLSIFASPVQPGLEDYYEPWTYDYEQLIQAPLGDDFPVARPKSLITGDNMAIKASANWDDSLGGISETIDQDPIVQKLRDEANMSIKAEYEKTFMFFVPRICEHCLNPSCMASCPSGAIYKRAEDGIVLVDQDRCRGWRQCITGCPYKKIYFNHRSGKAEKCTFCYPRLEVGLPTVCAETCVGRLRYIGVILYDADRVTEAALADEKDLYQAQLDLMLDPNDPQVIADAQANDVPTDWIAAAQKSPVYALIKHFKVALPLHPEYRTMPMVWYVPPLSPVVDLLKSQGHDSEAGGNLFGAIDTLRIPVEYLAELFSAGDTEVVTGVLQKLAAMRSYMRDVTLGRERQPELAEAVGMEPSALEQMYRLLAIAKYEDRYVIPKAHREQAHNLEEMGCSLDFEGGPGSGGNGPFGSSSGRVVPVAIESYADAKARQRDASGA, encoded by the coding sequence ATGGCGAAGAAGCGTCGCGTCATGGCCCAGGTGGCCATGGTCATGAACCTGGACAAGTGCATCGGCTGTCACACATGCTCGGTGACCTGCAAGCAGGCCTGGACCAACCGGGCCGGCACCGAGTACGTGTGGTTCAACAACGTCGAGACCCGCCCGGGCCTGGGCTATCCCCGCCGGTACGAGGATCAGGAGCAGTGGCAGGGCGGCTGGGTCCGCACCAAGTCCGGCCGGCTCAAGCTGCGCTCCGGTGGCCGCTTCAAGAAGCTGCTGAGCATCTTCGCCTCCCCGGTGCAGCCTGGCCTCGAGGACTACTACGAGCCGTGGACCTACGACTACGAGCAGCTGATCCAGGCGCCGCTGGGCGACGACTTCCCTGTTGCGCGTCCGAAGTCGCTGATCACGGGCGACAACATGGCCATCAAGGCCTCCGCCAACTGGGACGACTCGCTGGGTGGCATCTCCGAGACGATCGACCAGGACCCCATCGTGCAGAAGCTGCGCGATGAGGCCAACATGTCGATCAAGGCGGAGTACGAGAAGACCTTCATGTTCTTCGTGCCGCGCATCTGCGAACACTGCCTCAACCCGTCCTGCATGGCGTCGTGCCCCTCCGGCGCGATCTACAAGCGGGCCGAGGACGGCATCGTGCTCGTCGACCAGGACCGGTGCCGCGGCTGGCGGCAGTGCATCACGGGCTGCCCCTACAAGAAGATCTACTTCAACCACCGCTCCGGCAAGGCCGAGAAGTGCACCTTCTGCTACCCGCGCCTCGAGGTGGGACTCCCGACGGTGTGCGCCGAGACGTGCGTGGGTCGACTGCGCTACATCGGCGTCATCCTCTACGACGCTGACCGTGTCACGGAAGCGGCGCTGGCCGACGAGAAGGACCTGTACCAGGCCCAGCTCGACCTGATGCTCGACCCCAACGACCCGCAGGTCATCGCGGACGCCCAGGCGAACGACGTGCCGACCGACTGGATCGCCGCCGCGCAGAAGTCGCCGGTGTACGCGCTGATCAAGCACTTCAAGGTGGCGCTGCCGCTGCACCCGGAGTACCGCACCATGCCGATGGTCTGGTACGTGCCGCCGCTGAGCCCCGTCGTCGATCTCCTCAAGTCGCAGGGGCACGACTCGGAGGCGGGCGGCAACCTGTTCGGGGCCATCGACACCCTCCGGATCCCCGTGGAGTACCTGGCCGAGCTGTTCTCGGCCGGCGACACCGAGGTGGTCACGGGCGTGCTGCAGAAGCTGGCGGCGATGCGTTCCTACATGCGCGACGTGACGCTCGGCAGGGAGCGGCAGCCCGAGCTGGCCGAGGCGGTCGGCATGGAGCCCTCCGCGCTCGAGCAGATGTACCGGCTGCTGGCGATCGCCAAGTACGAGGACCGCTACGTGATCCCGAAGGCGCACCGGGAGCAGGCCCACAACCTGGAGGAGATGGGCTGCTCGCTCGACTTCGAGGGCGGGCCCGGCTCGGGCGGCAACGGGCCCTTCGGCTCGTCGTCCGGCCGGGTGGTGCCGGTCGCGATCGAGAGCTACGCCGACGCGAAGGCGCGGCAGCGCGACGCGAGCGGGGCCTGA
- a CDS encoding nitrate reductase molybdenum cofactor assembly chaperone, which yields MSAVVFQAAGLLLSYPDEELLGRLDLIESAVAETRAAGRFAATFAHLRSLPLMELQSWHVQEFDLSRRHALHLTYWTDGDTRRRGEVLAGIKQIYRDSGCSSISTASCPTTCPWCSSSRRWGTPAAVSAS from the coding sequence ATGTCCGCCGTCGTCTTCCAGGCGGCCGGCCTGCTCCTGTCCTACCCGGACGAGGAGCTGCTCGGGCGTCTCGACCTGATCGAGTCGGCGGTGGCCGAGACCCGTGCCGCCGGCCGGTTCGCCGCGACGTTTGCCCACCTGCGGTCCCTGCCGCTGATGGAACTGCAGTCGTGGCACGTGCAGGAGTTCGATCTGTCGCGCCGCCACGCGCTGCACCTGACGTACTGGACCGACGGCGACACCCGCCGCCGCGGCGAGGTGCTGGCAGGCATCAAGCAGATCTACCGCGACTCGGGCTGTTCGTCGATCTCGACGGCGAGCTGCCCGACTACCTGCCCATGGTGCTCGAGTTCGCGGCGATGGGGGACCCCCGCCGCGGTGTCGGCATCCTGA
- a CDS encoding MoaD/ThiS family protein, protein MDVRFFAGAAEAAGVEALTVDAAGMSGRDLVAHLADGNDRLAKVLGVSSLLADGARLTDLDAEVGGVASLDVLPPFAGG, encoded by the coding sequence ATGGACGTGCGATTCTTCGCCGGGGCGGCGGAGGCCGCGGGCGTGGAGGCGCTGACCGTGGACGCGGCCGGGATGTCCGGGCGCGACCTCGTGGCGCACCTCGCCGACGGCAACGACCGGCTCGCGAAGGTGCTGGGCGTCAGCTCGCTGCTGGCGGACGGCGCCCGGCTGACCGATCTCGACGCCGAGGTCGGCGGCGTGGCCAGCCTCGACGTGCTGCCACCGTTCGCCGGGGGATAG
- a CDS encoding MFS transporter yields MNKSLIEVPPIHDTGKGAGRVLTMSSVAFTLMFAVWLMFGILGVPIQKEFGLSDEQLSWVTALAVLNGSMWRLPAGIITERIGGRKVTLFLLFATAIPAYLVSFADNYAMLLVLAFLVGFAGNLFSVGTAWNSAWFGKERQGLALGVFGAGNVGASVTKFIGPPLIAATVGSTYVLGVQGGWRLIPVIYAVLLVVVGIATWAIVPRVDRATGASKPIREMLRPLSNVRVWRFSLYYVAVFGAYVALSAWLPKYYVDNFDVSLTIAGLLTATFIFPASLLRPVGGWMSDRWGARKVMYATFGLMLASSGILMMPNGFITITHPDGAQTQHMHYTMSLFWFVVLVFILGCAMGFGKAAVFKHIPEYFPDNVGSVGGLVGMLGGLGGFFLPPLFAYTKTWSGFPTSTFFCIFILVAICGLWMHVTIVKMLHDKAPDLARSIDRPLEKEHS; encoded by the coding sequence GTGAACAAGAGCCTCATCGAGGTCCCGCCCATCCACGACACCGGCAAGGGGGCCGGCCGCGTCCTGACGATGTCGAGCGTCGCGTTCACCCTCATGTTCGCGGTGTGGCTGATGTTCGGCATCCTCGGTGTCCCCATCCAGAAGGAGTTCGGGCTCAGCGACGAGCAGCTCAGCTGGGTCACCGCGCTCGCCGTCCTCAACGGTTCGATGTGGCGGCTGCCCGCCGGCATCATCACCGAGCGGATCGGCGGGCGGAAGGTCACGCTGTTCCTGCTGTTCGCGACGGCGATCCCCGCCTACCTGGTGTCCTTCGCCGACAACTACGCGATGCTGCTCGTGCTCGCCTTCCTGGTCGGCTTCGCGGGCAACCTGTTCTCCGTCGGCACGGCCTGGAACTCGGCCTGGTTCGGCAAGGAGCGCCAGGGCCTCGCGCTCGGCGTGTTCGGCGCGGGCAACGTGGGCGCCTCCGTCACGAAGTTCATCGGCCCGCCGCTCATCGCTGCCACCGTCGGCAGCACCTACGTCCTGGGGGTCCAGGGCGGCTGGCGGCTCATCCCTGTCATCTACGCCGTCCTGCTGGTGGTCGTCGGCATCGCCACCTGGGCGATCGTGCCGCGGGTCGACCGCGCCACCGGGGCGTCCAAGCCCATCCGGGAGATGCTCCGGCCGCTCAGCAACGTGCGGGTGTGGCGGTTCAGCCTCTACTACGTCGCGGTGTTCGGCGCGTACGTGGCACTGTCGGCCTGGCTGCCCAAGTACTACGTCGACAACTTCGACGTCAGTCTCACCATCGCCGGCCTCCTGACGGCGACCTTCATCTTCCCCGCGTCGCTGCTGCGGCCCGTCGGTGGGTGGATGAGCGACCGGTGGGGCGCCAGGAAGGTGATGTACGCCACGTTCGGCCTCATGCTGGCCTCCAGCGGCATCCTCATGATGCCCAACGGCTTCATCACCATCACGCACCCCGACGGCGCCCAGACCCAGCACATGCACTACACGATGAGCCTGTTCTGGTTCGTGGTGCTCGTCTTCATCCTCGGCTGCGCCATGGGCTTCGGCAAGGCCGCCGTGTTCAAGCACATCCCGGAGTACTTCCCCGACAACGTCGGCTCCGTCGGCGGCCTCGTGGGCATGCTCGGCGGGCTCGGCGGCTTCTTCCTGCCGCCGCTGTTCGCCTACACCAAGACCTGGTCGGGCTTCCCGACCAGCACGTTCTTCTGCATCTTCATCCTCGTCGCGATCTGCGGCCTGTGGATGCACGTCACCATCGTCAAGATGCTGCACGACAAGGCCCCCGATCTGGCCCGCAGCATCGATCGACCTCTTGAGAAGGAGCACTCGTGA
- a CDS encoding molybdenum cofactor biosynthesis protein MoaE has product MADVSHEEVDGAAVLALVGDDRAGAVVTFAGVVRNHDDGKAVTGIEYVGHPSASETMAEVVAEFAERDGVHAIAARHRVGVLGIGGVALYVAVAASHRKQAFDCASDLVDTVKERLPIWKKQLLADGTHEWSQCP; this is encoded by the coding sequence GTGGCCGACGTCAGCCACGAGGAGGTGGACGGTGCCGCCGTGCTCGCCCTGGTGGGCGACGACCGGGCAGGCGCCGTCGTCACCTTCGCGGGCGTCGTGCGTAACCACGATGACGGCAAGGCCGTGACCGGCATCGAGTACGTCGGGCATCCGTCGGCCTCCGAGACGATGGCCGAGGTGGTCGCCGAGTTCGCGGAGCGCGACGGCGTGCACGCCATCGCGGCGCGACACAGGGTCGGGGTGCTGGGCATCGGAGGGGTCGCCCTCTATGTGGCGGTGGCCGCGTCGCACCGGAAGCAGGCCTTCGACTGCGCCTCCGACCTGGTGGACACCGTCAAGGAGAGGCTCCCGATCTGGAAGAAGCAGCTCCTGGCCGACGGCACCCACGAATGGTCGCAGTGCCCGTGA
- the mobA gene encoding molybdenum cofactor guanylyltransferase has protein sequence MSWGILLGGGRSSRMGSDKLELDREGRSVATWAVAALTAVADKVVFVSPERPGLDSGALLYALEDPPFGGPVAGLVAGLELVPVDVGDVYVLAGDLAWPDAVVRRLARAPLGPDGVALVDAEGWTQYLAARYRTAALRQKLAELEGERDVSVRRALHGLRLATVPVPDAVVGDLDTPEQAADLGFTTPDAHK, from the coding sequence GTGAGCTGGGGGATCCTCCTGGGCGGTGGCCGATCGAGCCGGATGGGCTCCGACAAGCTGGAACTCGACCGCGAGGGCAGGTCGGTGGCCACGTGGGCGGTGGCGGCGTTGACCGCCGTCGCCGACAAGGTGGTCTTCGTCTCGCCCGAGCGCCCCGGCCTCGACAGCGGGGCTCTGCTCTACGCCCTCGAGGACCCGCCCTTCGGCGGGCCCGTCGCCGGCCTCGTCGCCGGCCTCGAACTGGTGCCGGTCGACGTCGGCGACGTCTACGTGCTCGCCGGCGACCTCGCCTGGCCGGACGCGGTGGTCCGGCGGCTGGCGCGTGCGCCCCTCGGGCCGGACGGCGTCGCCCTCGTCGACGCGGAGGGCTGGACCCAGTATCTGGCCGCGCGCTACCGCACCGCCGCCCTCCGGCAGAAGCTGGCCGAACTGGAGGGTGAACGCGACGTTTCCGTGCGCCGGGCGCTGCACGGCCTTAGGCTGGCGACGGTCCCGGTGCCCGACGCAGTGGTGGGCGATCTGGACACTCCGGAGCAGGCGGCCGACCTGGGTTTCACAACGCCAGACGCGCATAAATAA
- a CDS encoding nitrate reductase subunit alpha has protein sequence MPMSSETARLDGPASDALLKLGKFFTKWEETDDGRAVFREGGRAGDVFYRDRWSHDKVVRSTHGVNCTGSCSWKVYVKDGIITWESQQTDYPTTGPDRPEYEPRGCPRGAAFSWYTYSPTRVRFPYARGVLVEMYREAKKRLGDPVEAFREVAEDPVKRRRYQQARGKGGLVRITWDEALEIASASYVNTIKNYGPDRCVSFSPIPAMSMVSHAIGTRFTHLIGGAMTSFYDWYADLPVASPQVFGDQTDVPESGDWWDATYLMMWGSNVPVTRTPDAHWMAEVRYRGTKVVTVSPDYADNVKFADEWLPAQAGTDAALAMAMGHVILKENFVDRKVDYFDSYVKQYTDLGMLITLVEHPDGHGLVPGKFLTADNLAGHESADAAFKTVVWDEATGAPAVPNGSMGHRYNEEGVGQWNLDLGDIRPALTLLDQDGAEAVEVALPCFEDPRGQGSIIRRGLPARMVEGRLVTTVFDLMLAQYGVRREGLPGVWAESYDDPTVPYTPAWQAEITSVPAEACLRIAREFADNSAESKGRTMIIIGAGICHWFHADVTYRAIIGLLMMTGCIGRNGGGWAHYVGQEKCRPMTGWFNMANALDWSRPPRTMIGTGYWYMHTDQWRTDGFSADRIKSPLSTGSLDGMHTADSMALAHRLGWMPFYPQFDANPLDLADEAVAAVERGEAESPQAYVAAKLKSGELKSAVEDIDAPQNWPRTMILWRSNLFGSSAKGNEYFLKHLLGTHNNVMPNDHGADERPEVVTWHDEAPEGKLDLLITADFRMTSSTLLSDIVLPAATWYEKHDLSSTDMHPYVHAFTPAIDPPWETRTDFDVFADLAIKFSEMAKGRLDTRRDLVAVPLQHDTQGQIAQPGGHVPDWRGTDLPAVPGKNLPVLAVVERDYTAIADKLLTVGPLAEKLGFTIKNITYDVSHQVDRLANLHGVYPSGPAAGRPAINTDARMAEAILTFSGTTNGELATQGFRTLERKTGRKLADLSAGSEEKLITFAATQASPQPVITSPEWSGSETGGRRYAAFTINTERLKPWHTLTGRMHFFLDHDWMTDAGENLPTYRPPLDMTQAYGEPELGPNGEKAITLRYLTVHNKWSIHSEYQDNLFMLSLGRGGPQAWLSVADAKSIGVADNDWIELTNANGVFVARAVVTPKLPDGICYVQHAQERTIDVPKSEATGRRGGIHNSVTRILLKATHLIGGYAHQAYAFNYIGPTGVQRDIVSTVRRRSQEVQY, from the coding sequence GTGCCCATGAGCTCTGAAACCGCACGCCTCGACGGCCCCGCTTCGGACGCACTCCTGAAGCTCGGGAAGTTCTTCACGAAGTGGGAGGAGACCGACGACGGTCGCGCCGTCTTCCGCGAGGGTGGCAGGGCCGGGGATGTCTTCTACCGTGATCGCTGGAGCCACGACAAGGTTGTCCGCTCCACCCACGGCGTGAACTGCACCGGCTCCTGCTCCTGGAAGGTCTACGTCAAGGACGGGATCATCACCTGGGAGTCCCAGCAGACCGACTATCCGACCACCGGCCCCGACCGCCCCGAGTACGAGCCCCGCGGCTGCCCCCGCGGCGCCGCGTTCTCCTGGTACACCTACTCGCCGACCCGGGTGCGCTTCCCGTACGCCCGCGGTGTGCTGGTGGAGATGTACCGCGAGGCGAAGAAGCGCCTCGGCGACCCCGTGGAGGCGTTCCGCGAGGTGGCGGAGGACCCGGTCAAGCGGCGCCGCTACCAGCAGGCCCGCGGCAAGGGCGGCCTGGTGCGCATCACCTGGGACGAGGCGCTCGAGATCGCCTCCGCGTCGTACGTCAACACGATCAAGAACTACGGCCCCGACCGCTGCGTCTCGTTCTCGCCCATCCCGGCCATGAGCATGGTTTCGCACGCGATCGGCACCCGCTTCACGCACCTCATCGGCGGGGCGATGACCAGCTTCTACGACTGGTACGCCGACCTGCCCGTCGCCAGCCCGCAGGTGTTCGGCGACCAGACCGATGTGCCGGAGTCCGGCGACTGGTGGGACGCCACGTACCTGATGATGTGGGGCTCCAACGTGCCGGTCACCCGCACCCCGGACGCGCACTGGATGGCAGAGGTCCGCTACCGCGGCACCAAGGTCGTCACCGTCAGCCCCGACTACGCCGACAACGTGAAGTTCGCCGACGAATGGCTGCCCGCGCAGGCCGGCACGGATGCCGCCCTCGCGATGGCGATGGGGCACGTGATCCTGAAGGAGAACTTCGTCGACAGGAAGGTCGACTACTTCGACTCCTACGTGAAGCAGTACACCGACCTCGGCATGCTGATCACGCTGGTCGAGCATCCCGACGGCCACGGCCTCGTGCCCGGCAAGTTCCTGACCGCCGACAACCTCGCCGGGCATGAGAGCGCCGACGCCGCGTTCAAGACGGTCGTGTGGGACGAGGCCACCGGCGCCCCCGCCGTGCCGAACGGTTCGATGGGCCACCGGTACAACGAGGAGGGCGTGGGCCAGTGGAACCTCGACCTCGGTGACATCCGCCCCGCACTGACCCTGCTCGATCAGGACGGCGCCGAGGCCGTCGAGGTCGCGCTGCCGTGCTTCGAGGACCCGCGCGGCCAGGGCTCCATCATCCGGCGCGGCCTCCCGGCCCGCATGGTCGAGGGACGCCTGGTCACCACCGTCTTCGACCTCATGCTCGCCCAGTACGGTGTGCGCCGCGAGGGGCTGCCGGGCGTCTGGGCCGAAAGCTACGACGACCCGACCGTCCCCTACACCCCGGCCTGGCAGGCGGAGATCACCTCCGTCCCCGCCGAGGCCTGCCTCCGCATCGCCCGCGAGTTCGCCGACAACTCGGCCGAGTCCAAGGGCCGCACGATGATCATCATCGGCGCAGGCATCTGCCACTGGTTCCACGCCGACGTCACCTACCGCGCGATCATCGGCCTGCTGATGATGACCGGCTGCATCGGCCGCAACGGTGGCGGCTGGGCCCACTACGTCGGCCAGGAGAAGTGCCGCCCCATGACGGGCTGGTTCAACATGGCCAACGCGCTCGACTGGTCGCGGCCGCCGCGCACCATGATCGGCACCGGGTACTGGTACATGCACACCGACCAGTGGCGCACCGACGGCTTCTCCGCCGACAGGATCAAGTCGCCCCTGTCGACCGGCAGCCTTGACGGCATGCATACCGCCGACTCGATGGCGCTGGCGCACCGGCTCGGCTGGATGCCGTTCTACCCGCAGTTCGACGCGAACCCGCTGGACCTCGCCGACGAGGCCGTCGCCGCCGTCGAACGGGGGGAGGCCGAGTCTCCGCAGGCCTATGTCGCCGCGAAGCTGAAGTCCGGCGAGCTGAAGTCGGCGGTGGAGGACATCGACGCGCCGCAGAACTGGCCGCGCACCATGATCCTGTGGCGCTCGAACCTGTTCGGCAGCTCGGCGAAGGGCAACGAGTACTTCCTCAAGCACCTCCTCGGCACGCACAACAACGTGATGCCCAACGACCACGGCGCCGACGAGCGGCCGGAGGTCGTCACGTGGCACGACGAGGCGCCCGAGGGGAAGCTCGACCTGCTCATCACGGCCGACTTCCGCATGACGAGCTCGACGCTGCTGTCCGACATCGTGCTCCCCGCCGCCACCTGGTACGAGAAGCACGACCTGAGCTCGACCGACATGCACCCCTACGTGCACGCGTTCACGCCGGCCATCGACCCGCCGTGGGAGACGCGCACCGACTTCGACGTGTTCGCCGACCTGGCGATCAAGTTCTCGGAGATGGCCAAGGGCCGCCTCGACACGCGCCGTGACCTCGTCGCCGTCCCGCTGCAGCACGACACGCAGGGGCAGATCGCGCAGCCCGGTGGGCACGTTCCCGACTGGCGCGGCACCGACCTGCCAGCCGTGCCGGGGAAGAACCTGCCGGTGCTCGCCGTCGTCGAGCGCGACTACACCGCCATCGCCGACAAGCTGCTGACCGTCGGGCCGCTGGCCGAGAAGCTCGGCTTCACGATCAAGAACATCACCTACGACGTGTCGCACCAGGTCGACCGGCTCGCCAACCTGCACGGCGTCTACCCGTCGGGTCCGGCCGCCGGTCGCCCCGCGATCAACACGGACGCGAGGATGGCCGAGGCGATCCTGACGTTCTCCGGCACCACGAACGGCGAGCTGGCCACGCAGGGGTTCCGCACCCTGGAACGCAAGACCGGGCGGAAGCTGGCCGACCTGTCTGCGGGCTCGGAGGAGAAGCTGATCACCTTCGCGGCGACGCAGGCGTCGCCGCAGCCGGTGATCACCTCGCCGGAGTGGTCCGGCTCGGAGACGGGCGGACGGCGCTACGCGGCGTTCACCATCAACACCGAGCGGCTGAAGCCGTGGCACACCCTCACGGGACGGATGCACTTCTTCCTCGACCACGACTGGATGACCGACGCGGGCGAGAACCTGCCGACGTACCGGCCGCCGCTCGACATGACCCAGGCGTACGGCGAGCCCGAGCTGGGGCCGAACGGTGAGAAGGCGATCACGCTGCGCTACCTGACGGTGCACAACAAGTGGTCGATCCACTCGGAGTACCAGGACAACCTGTTCATGTTGTCCCTGGGCCGCGGCGGGCCGCAGGCGTGGTTGAGCGTCGCGGACGCGAAGTCGATCGGCGTGGCCGACAACGACTGGATCGAGCTGACGAACGCGAACGGCGTCTTCGTCGCCCGCGCCGTCGTCACCCCGAAGCTGCCCGACGGCATCTGCTACGTGCAGCACGCGCAGGAGCGCACCATCGACGTGCCGAAGTCGGAGGCCACCGGCCGCCGCGGCGGCATCCACAACTCGGTGACCCGCATCCTGCTCAAGGCGACGCACCTGATCGGCGGCTACGCCCATCAGGCCTACGCCTTCAACTACATCGGCCCCACCGGCGTGCAGCGGGACATCGTCTCGACCGTGCGCCGCCGCTCCCAGGAGGTGCAGTACTGA
- a CDS encoding MFS transporter, translated as MSSPTKLETNGDWLVSWDPEDETKWDKRLAWNTLTVTTVSLTLCFVAWFLPSAIVPKLNALGYSFTHNQLFLLTSMPGLSGGLLRLVWMVLPPKIGSRKMVALTTLLLLLPMLGWGFEVTNPDVPYWRLLALAFLAGIGGGAFSGFMPSTSFFFPKAKQGTALGIQAGIGNFGVSLVQLLTPWLIGFGLFGFLGSQTLTVPSMEPRTVWYQNAALVYIPLIIVVAVWAWIVLRSVPIKASVRQQFDIFRNQDTWWMTLLYIMTFGTFSGLSAQFALLMINLYGAGNADIVQGTGADAVVLIAGYAVVDPVKFVFLGPLISAGARVAFSPLTDRMGGAIWTLISGIGILGSIIFTIPALTPDVSSAEALRGDFNQFLWGMLLIFLFTGIGNASTFKQMPMIFEKRQAGGVIGWTAAIAAFGPFLFGVGLTLMSATTFYIIGAAWAVMCIAITWWRYARPGAPKPS; from the coding sequence GTGAGCAGCCCGACCAAACTGGAGACCAACGGCGACTGGCTCGTCTCCTGGGACCCCGAGGACGAGACCAAGTGGGACAAGCGGCTGGCCTGGAACACGCTGACGGTGACCACCGTCTCGCTGACCCTGTGCTTCGTCGCCTGGTTCCTGCCCAGCGCCATCGTCCCGAAGCTCAACGCGCTCGGCTACAGCTTCACGCACAACCAGCTGTTCCTGCTGACGTCGATGCCCGGCCTGTCGGGCGGCCTGCTCCGCCTGGTCTGGATGGTCCTGCCGCCCAAGATCGGCTCGAGGAAGATGGTGGCGCTCACCACGCTGCTGCTGCTCCTGCCGATGCTGGGGTGGGGCTTCGAGGTCACCAACCCTGACGTCCCGTACTGGCGCCTGCTCGCATTGGCGTTCCTCGCCGGCATCGGCGGCGGCGCGTTCTCCGGGTTCATGCCGTCGACGTCCTTCTTCTTCCCGAAGGCGAAGCAGGGCACCGCGCTCGGCATCCAGGCCGGCATCGGCAACTTCGGCGTCTCGCTGGTCCAGCTGCTGACGCCGTGGCTGATCGGCTTCGGGCTGTTCGGGTTCCTCGGCTCCCAGACGCTCACCGTCCCGAGCATGGAGCCGCGCACCGTCTGGTACCAGAACGCGGCGCTCGTCTACATCCCGCTCATCATCGTGGTCGCCGTCTGGGCGTGGATCGTGCTGCGCTCCGTGCCCATCAAGGCGAGCGTGCGCCAGCAGTTCGACATCTTCCGGAACCAGGACACCTGGTGGATGACCCTGCTGTACATCATGACCTTCGGCACCTTCTCGGGTCTGTCCGCCCAGTTCGCGCTGCTCATGATCAACCTGTACGGCGCGGGCAATGCCGACATCGTGCAGGGAACCGGCGCCGACGCCGTCGTGCTGATCGCCGGCTACGCCGTCGTCGATCCAGTCAAGTTCGTGTTCCTCGGCCCGCTCATCAGCGCGGGTGCCCGGGTGGCGTTCTCGCCCCTGACCGACCGCATGGGGGGCGCCATCTGGACGCTCATCTCCGGCATCGGCATCCTCGGCTCGATCATCTTCACGATCCCGGCGCTCACGCCCGACGTCTCCAGTGCGGAGGCGCTGCGCGGCGACTTCAACCAGTTCCTCTGGGGCATGCTGTTGATCTTCCTGTTCACCGGCATCGGCAACGCGTCGACGTTCAAGCAGATGCCGATGATCTTCGAGAAGCGGCAGGCGGGCGGCGTGATCGGGTGGACGGCGGCCATCGCGGCCTTCGGCCCGTTCCTGTTCGGCGTCGGGCTCACCCTGATGAGCGCCACCACCTTCTACATCATCGGCGCGGCCTGGGCGGTAATGTGCATCGCGATCACGTGGTGGCGCTACGCCCGTCCGGGTGCTCCCAAGCCGAGCTGA
- the narI gene encoding respiratory nitrate reductase subunit gamma, with protein MTFLLWGVLPYLVLLILVGGLIWRYRYDQFGWTTRSSQLYESKLLKIGSPLFHFALIAVLMGHIVGLLIPKAFTDWIGVDQETYHMFAFWGGGAAGVALVVGLTLLIVRRRTHGAVFAATTWNDKLMYLVLATAVGLGMVATLTGDKTPTGAEHNYRETVSVWFRSLFGLQPDVEAMTAATWQFQLHVLIGLTLFAIIPFTRLVHAFSAPFHYLFRPYIVYRRRDASPARSATVKGRGWDPVGMRDNEKTRR; from the coding sequence ATGACGTTCCTGCTCTGGGGCGTGCTGCCCTATCTGGTGCTGCTGATCCTCGTCGGCGGGCTGATCTGGCGCTACCGCTACGACCAGTTCGGCTGGACGACCCGCAGCTCGCAGCTCTACGAGTCGAAGCTCCTGAAGATCGGCTCGCCGCTGTTCCACTTCGCCCTCATCGCCGTCCTCATGGGCCACATCGTCGGCCTGCTGATCCCGAAGGCGTTCACTGACTGGATCGGCGTGGACCAGGAGACCTACCACATGTTCGCCTTCTGGGGCGGCGGGGCGGCGGGCGTCGCGCTGGTCGTCGGCCTCACCCTGCTGATCGTGCGGCGCCGCACCCACGGGGCCGTGTTCGCGGCGACCACCTGGAACGACAAGCTCATGTACCTGGTGCTCGCCACCGCCGTGGGCCTCGGCATGGTCGCCACCCTCACCGGCGACAAGACGCCCACGGGCGCCGAACACAACTACCGCGAGACGGTCTCCGTCTGGTTCCGGTCGCTGTTCGGGCTCCAGCCCGACGTCGAGGCCATGACGGCGGCGACCTGGCAGTTCCAGCTGCATGTCCTGATCGGGCTGACGCTGTTCGCGATCATCCCGTTCACCCGGCTCGTGCACGCCTTCTCGGCACCGTTCCACTACCTGTTCCGGCCCTACATCGTCTACCGCAGGCGTGACGCGTCGCCCGCACGTTCCGCGACGGTCAAGGGACGCGGCTGGGATCCCGTCGGCATGCGAGACAACGAGAAGACCCGCCGGTGA